The DNA segment GATCTATAGCTGTATTTGTTATTGGTTTCAGCATTTCACTGTCTTTGGTTATGCCCGTAGTAAGATGACGGATGCCGAATTAAGGAATATGGTCAGCAAGACTCTTACTTGCAGAATTGACAAGAGGTAATTGGTTCTGCGGTTTCTAGCAGTGATTTTGATTTGACATGAACAAACATGTTCTACTTGTTTTCAGGGTGAAGGATTTCATAGATGGAATATTCTTATGATTTTCAGGGAAAATTGTGGTGAAAAGATTGAGCAGTTCTTAAAAAGATGTTTCTACCACTCAGGTCAATATGATTCTCAAGAAAATTTTGTGGAACTCGATAAAAAACTCAGTGAACACGAGGTattactaaaataatttttgtggaacttgataaaatatttcagggttagtttgtttgatttttttgttcgtTTTATGCTTATTAATTGGATTCAAATTTCATACTGAATTATGTCTACGTTTGCATGAACTCCCATTTAAGAACGATTGTTTGTGGATAAAATCAATTGATGTCCCATTGTTAAAATTCGAAACTTATatcttttctaatatttttagatACCTTTTCTGCCAAGGAATTCATTTTATATAGCTCTCTTATATTAATGGGACATTTTTGTGGgggattaaaaataaaaaaaccaacTGAAAATGAGAAGGGCTAATTATAATTGGCTTCTGTAGGCTGGCAGGAGTTCAAACCGGCTGTTCTACTTATCGATTCCACCTAACATATTTGTTGATGCCGCAAGATGTGCCAGTATCTCCGCTTCTGGTGCCAGTGGGTGGACTAGGATTATTGTTGAGAAACCTTTTGGCCGCGATTCTGAATCCTCAGCTGCTTTGACTAAATCTCTCAAGCAATATTTGAACGAGGATCAAATTTTCAGGTTAGTTGACTTAATCTGGTCTTGATTGCATTTTCCATTCTTAAATGGTGTAGATGTATCGAATAGAGGGATCAGCAAGTCTTGCACGGACAATTTATCTGCATTGCTCCTCGTTTACAGGATAGATCACTATCTTGGAAAGGAGCTAGTTGAAAATCTCTCTGTTCTTCGCTTCTCAAACCTCATCTTTGAACCCTTATGGTCAAGACAGTATATAAGGAATGTTCAATTGATTTTTTCCGAGGACTTCGGCACTGAAGGAAGGGgagggtattttttttttcaacttgcAGTTGAgctaatatattttcttttgttaCAACTTTTCCTTAATTATTGTTCTTGTTGCACCAGTTATTTTGACCACTATGGAATAATAAGAGACATAATGCAAAACCATCTTCTCCAAATAGTTGCGCTCTTTGCCATGGAAACGCCTGTCAGTTTGGATGCAGAAGATATCAGGAATGAGAAGGTTTTTTCCCGTCTTTGTGAACTCAATGAGATTTAGAGAAGGTTTCCTTTTTCTCGAAGGACAATATCTAATTCTTGACGAACAACAGGTTAAGGTGTTGCGTTCCATGAGAACATTACGAGTTGATGATGTGGTCATAGGACAGTACAAGAGTCACACAAAAGGAAGTGTCTCTTACCCAGGATACACAGACGACAAAACGGTACCCAAAGATAGCTTGACACCAACTTTCGCTGCGGCTGCACTTTTCATAGATAACGCAAGATGGGACGGTGTGCCTTTTCTGATGAAAGCTGGAAAAGCCTTACATAATAGAAGGTTAGACAAATCTGCAAGCTTCCCAGGTTTACCTTTCTTGACTATTTTATGTTGTATGGTTTGATTCCTGGACGTTGCTTTTTTTTCACAGGGCTGAGATAAGGGTGCAGTTTAGACATGTTCCTGGTAATTTATACAATCGGAACTTTGGAACTGATCTGGATATGGCGACAAATGAGTTTGTAATCCGTGTTCAGCCTGATGAAGCTATTTATCTGAAGATTAATAATAAAGTTCCAGGATTGGGAATGAGATTGGACCGAAGTCATCTGAATCTTCTATATAAGTCTAGGTAGTTTTGAAAATTATCCATTGTAATACCTGCAAAAATCATTAGGCGTTACTATTATACTCTTGATTCATCGGAATTTATGGGTCTTGTGatatagatacatgaaagagaTACCCGATGCGTATGAGAGGCTTCTTCTTGATGCCATAGAAGGGGAAAGGAGACTCTTCATCCGAAGCGACGAATTGGACGCTGCCTGGTCAATCTTCACACCTGTGTTAAAGGAGCTTGAAGAAAAGAAGATAATTCCTGAGTACTATCCATATGGAAGCCGAGGTCCAGTCGGGGCTCATTACCTTGCGGCTAGATACAATGTCAAATGGGGTGATCTTGGCCTTGATGACTAACTTTGGATCATTTCTACCTGACTTCAAGTGGTTCTTGTTTCATGTATCTTAGATTTAAACGAAGATGAGTTGCTTAATCCAAAATGGTGTCACCTCTTCTTCGTGTTTTTCGTCAAGATTTTCTGTTTTATTTTACAACTCAAAtgtagttttaatatttttgtaactTAATAAATGACCATTTTTTTGAGAGTCGTATTATTTTCTTTCTGATATTAGGATTGCATATTTTGCtatctctgtgtgtgtgtgtgtgagtaaCAGGCTTAGGATGACCATGTACAACCGTTGCAACCTAACAAAAAACCAGGGAACTGAACTTTTAGCTGTCGACATCTAAAATCCTGTCTAGAGCGAAGGGCATCCGCCGTGAAAACCATACATTTGTTTGTTAAATGCAATTTTTTCTGTTGAAATGGAAAAAGTTGTTTGCTCGTGCGGAATTGCCCATTATTTAGCAATTGATCGGACAACCGACTTATGAGATGAGGACAGTGGTGCAATTTCATATATTGACATACCAAAAGAGACGAAGGGAGTAGTTTAATACACGAGGATATAGATAGTAACAGAATTTGTGATACAGTAATACAGATAGACATGTCAAGATACTATTTCCAAAACTACCAGCACGTACTGTTAGTTTATAGTATATGTTAAGGTATAGTTTGGTATACGTGATAAGATaaagattgataaataatcctccttATCCCACGTTTGGTACTTTTTTAGAAAGCCCATGATCCCGTGATAAATAGTTTTATACAAGAATAATGTATTCCTTTTAtgacatgtgataattttaatctaatgataaaaaacatcacaaatgacttaattgccctccatatataaaaatcttaaaccaaatcgttctctcattttaccgcccatcaaataaatatttttattttatttttatatattatgtaatatgataattatataaatgaactcgagataattatacaaatgatttttataaatctcaataaaattattagtatcactcgattaaccttaaaaattgatatttgacttgactcacaaaatcaatggcccaattatcatattatataatatacaaaattaggtaaaaataaataaatcatgcaagcactgtcggcgcatgaacagataagaaatatgaactcaagcaacaactttgaaattataaaatttattatgataaggataattttgtcattacaatctaatatataaaattaatcattcttattaaaatcataccaaacattaaatataatatcatacataTTGTATATCCTTAatttatccttatattatatatcacatgtttatcctatcatgtgtactAAACTATGCCTAAGATGTTTGATAGTTTATACTATCATTCAGTAAGAATGTCATGCTAGCATGTTTCAATCCAGGATTAATATACTTCACCTATAGTAATTATGACTATccattaattaaaatagtaCTACATTAATATTTGCgcaaaaatattaaagtttttgGGCACTATAGTTGAAACGTCTacgagaaaatttttattttttttgcaatCTAATAttcgaaaattacaattttatgcatgcatgcaataacagctgaaaattatacatttttaaaataaaggtaTTCAACTAACATTAAAAACACTACAGCTAAAAAAATGAGACAACCGTCAAACCCAAACTGTCGTTTAAAATAATTCACGAATGAAACCTGCGAAAATCCTGACAACCATCAATATATAAAAGAAAGAGTATGAAAATGTCAAATATAACTCCTAACTCATAAACGTAATGTGCGGAAAATATAGTCCTCAAgttagcgtgcgcacatccagctcCACCTACTCTGTTTTCGGCACCTCCTGTCACCTCATCAATATggtcacctgcatcattcatacctagtaagtctaaagactcaacacatcataaacGTCATaacgagtacatatacataacatacaATAGTGAAAAGTACtctaatcaacatacatttcaagATCTTCAAAACATAAACGTAAACGTATCATAATAAaacataacgtgtcaaaacatgtcttaacatatcatcatatacgtgttcattttctttaattgaatttcgttcattagttatgactttcgtatcagctctattcgatggatccatctatgtttaaccgtggtacccggtgaaggggacatcagcgacattattgcccatccactgagtcttggccttacatgtcatcgtattcgtattagtcacaactaactctcatccttcaaaacatgtcaacatattcatcacttataaaaataatttctatacGTAagtttccttaaaatcaagcatgcaacgtatttatcatatttacataaaaaaatcatgttcatgATAACATATGCATTAAAAACGTGTAAATTTGTGATCAGGACactgccaggactgctaactcgacctggaggaaaaatgaccattttacccctagaaaCTCTAATTTACCATTTTACCCAAACACCTCAAAACTTCGAccccgaagccaaccaaacacctcaaaacatatttataatcatttcttagacgtaaactcgagctctTTTCATAACTTAtacaattcgttttaaaacttggaccggggtcccggttttaacctgaATCAACCCAAACCATAACCAAACTTTCCTAAACTTTTACCACACCTTAAACTCATCGTACCAGCCCCTAAACAACTTTAATCGGACCACCTAAGGCCTTTGAACACGACCGAACATCTGTTGGAAAAATTCTGCACAAGGAGAGCCAAACCCTAATTCACATTAGGCTTCCATTTTTCGATCCTAGGCCTAACCAACTCGAACCAGCCTTGAACCAACACCAACTAGGACCAAGAACAGACCGAGGACTCCTTATTGGACCCACCCTAGCCACGTCTACAGCTCCAGGCACTCGGTCGTGCGTGATTACCCGAAAACAAGCAAGAACTCGATCTTTCACAACTCATGCGCCTCGACTAACTCCTAAGTTGTGACCAGCCGCAGTTGAGCCACCTTGGACCACGTCTCAGTCCCCTTAGGGTCTACACCATGGCTCGGTTTGACTCCCCAACAGCCAGCCCTCTTCCCAAGCTCGATCTAGTCCCATACAACAAGAAGATACCCTAGGTTCGTTAGGTTTCCACCCACACTCGACAACCCATGACTCCATCACCTAGTCTCCTTCACTCTTGACATGTGCAGACCCCTAACACCACGACTCGAAAGCCCCTTACACAACAAAAGCAAAAATCGTGAGTTACGAGTAAACATGTATGCATATTTCATGTCAAACCTTCCAAAAATGATACCACATgcttgattaaataatttcttatgcaaacacacacatatCAGCAATAAGTAtcgtgaatgatgagaaaaacaaGAATTATGGGGTGCCTTTGTGTTTAAACGCTCGAAAACTTTGATATCTACGCGTAGGACGAGCACCGGAGAGACAGGAAGGGATTACTTTGCAAAACCAAGGGAGAACTCATGTGGCTGCTGAAGATGTCGAATGGGAAGCTGCTCAAGTGAGGGATGGGTGGCCGAAGCTTGTTCTAGATTAAGGTTTTTTAGTTGATAGGTTTAGGTTAATATAAAAGGTGTtaatgggcccttaattaagaaaaaaatgattaaattatttttaggcccattaatcaataaaataaatccgTCAAGCCCAAAaatactcccgaaaaatatttcattttggaacgtttttgaaaatattgcccgaactcTAAAAAGTCCTCCGACTCGCTAAAATTTGTGTATCGATTAAAAAATATGACCCGGCGAGTAAAAAAcccaaccaaggcccattttcaaaaatacacttaattacaccatatattaaataattaaaaataattattcaataaattttttttttctgattatTCCCgctctccgttcctcgttcgtgCGCGAAATACAACTTACAGCCCTAATACATGAAACTTAATAAACCAAGAAATGACATACATGTTCATTCAATAAACATGTCTTTAaagcattaaaataattaaacacatattttaaataaaaaccctagattgcatgcagtgaGGTTATGTAGTTTGAATTTCTAgttcttacaattctcccccctAAATAGAATTTCATCCTTGAAATTTAAGACATActgaataactccgggtagcgactcctcatctatgtctcagtttcccaagtagcctcctcctcaaaatgattcagccacttgactttgatcATGTGGATCACCTAGTTTCGGAGCCTCCTCTCCTGCATATCCAATAACTGAAGACAAGTTCGACGTCAACGCCAGTTGCTCATAATTCAttacatgcgaaggattcgacatgtactgtCGCAGCATCAAGACGTGAAACACATTTTGAATTCCAGTGAGATTCGACGGTAATGCAAATATGtattaaattgcatgatgggttaAGTTTAGAATTTGTACTGtattcagatataatgcctcccagacgtgccCCCTGTACAGATTGGCATGATGATATTCCTGGAGGCGGCAGAAGCCCTCCACCACAACCACCGCCATTGGATCAAACTACTCGTGTACTGGAGGGTATGGCTAGACTTCTGGAGCAGGCGCAGCAGGCTCCCTGTCCTCAGGCGGTCATATATGAGCAGTTTAGACGGCTCAACCCGAAAGAGTTCGTGGGCACCACTGATCCATTCCTAGCAGAGGGTTGGATTCAATCCTTGGAGCTTCATTTTCAGTACTTGGTTATGAGGGATGGCGACCGGGTCAGGTGCGTCGCATGCATGTTGAGAGATGATGCGTCCCTTTGGTGGGAGGGAGCAGCGCACGGGCTGAACTTGGCTACCCTCACGTGGGATCAGCTCAACAAGGCGTTCTATGGTAAGTACTTCCCAGTTGATGTCAGGGCTGcctgactagggagttcatgagtctccgaCAGGGGGACTCGACTGTGGCAGAGTTCATCCGCAAGTTTGACAtgggctgtcattttgtgcccctcaTTGCTAGAGATGTCGCCCAGAAGCtaaggcatttcatggatgggcTGAGGCTGACTTTGCGCTGGGACGTGATGCTGATGAGACCAGCTAGTTATGATGAGGCAACTTTTTGTGCTTTTCAGGCTGAGCAGGCCTTGAGGgacattgattttgagatgcagcggAAGCGGCATCAGGCCCAATCCAGTTCCCAGCCACAGAAAAGCATTTTATAGGGCCGCCAAGGCAACAGAGGCAGCAGAAGCCCCAAGGACCAGTTAGGAGGCCACAGCAGCAGAGACCACCGCAGGCGCCAGGGGAGCATAAGGCAGAGGACCGTCAGCCATGCACGCAGTGCAACAGGTTCCACCTCGGCAAGTGTTCATGGGGACCTACAAATACTTCGTTTGCGGGCAGAAGGTCACAAGGCGGCAGATTGCCCTAAGAACAAGGGCCCCACTACTGGCAGAGCATATGTGACGCATGCCGAGGAGGCTGAGGCGGAGGCAGACTCTTCGTTGATTACTGGTAACCCTTAtgtttgagattttattttatggcaTGAATACATGGGTTATATGATTATTATGAGAATTAATTTATGGGATTGTTAGAATAGAATAAATAAGGATGCATGTTCTACCTAGTCGGTTTTAAGGATCGAATTTCTTGATTGGAGAATTTTGAAGACTTCTTGCAAAACTCGAAATTTTTAAGGGGCTACTTTcgaatttcttaaatttttaggGTCAAGTTGGCAAATTTCGAAATAATTGTAGGGCCAAAGCGTAATTTTCGAAAACTGTAAGGGCCATAATGCAGTTACCAAAATTTTTATGACTGAATTTTAAACTTTTGAAGAATACTTGAgttcaattattaattttcgAGGAATTTGGGATTTTTGGCGGGcaaaaaatttttaaagtttcaacGCGATCAGATTTGATAGTATGTTTTGTCGTAAGAAGGATATATATATTGCAAGTGTAGTCacgcatgcattgctagattcaggagctactaCACACACTCGTTTATATCCGAGACGTTCGTCCAGCGACTACGGATCATACCTGTGGCGATGCATTCAGGATTCAGAGTATCGATTCCATCTGAGGATCAGATGTTCACTTTTTCTGATAGTGAGAAAATTGGAGCTTCGGTTACAGAATTATGCAGTGCAAGCAGACTTGATTGTGCTACCGTTGCCggagtttgatattattttgagtATGGACTGGCTTTCCTTGAACGGAGCAGTCATAGACTTCCGACAGAAATCAGTATCTGTCCGACTGCCCAGCGGTAAGCCATTTTTTTTGAGGCAGCCAGACACCAGCAGATGTCGCACATCATTTCCTGCACGTGTGCGAAAAACCTCATGAAGAGAGACTGCAGGCATTTTTGGCCAGCATTGTGTCAGTGTCCGAGCCAGCCAGCCAGAGGCTAGATGACGTTGATGTGGCCAGAGATTTCTACAGTGTTTTCCCTCACGATGTTAGAAGTTttccaccagacagagaggtggaTTTTTCTATTGAGCTAATGTCAGGCACCGTGCCTATTTCTAAGGCGCCCTATCATCTAGCACCTCCTGAGATGAAGAAACTGAAAGATCAGATACAAGATTTTctagataagggtttcatcCGTCCTAGcttttctccttggggcgcaccggtaCTTTTTGTAAATAAGAAAGATGGCAGCattgattaccgagagctgaacagagtcacagtcaagaacaagtatctaTTGCCCAGGATCttggatttatttgatcagcttcagggagcatcagtattctcgaagatagatctcTGATTTGGGTACATTCAAttgaaggtgagagagtctgacGTACATAAGACGACATTCCGGACacgttatgggcactatgagtttatgttGATGCCCTTCGGTCTTACAaagcgccagcgatcttcatggatctcatgaattgcgTGTTTTAGCCTtatttggatcagtttgtcATAGTTTTTATAGATGACATACTGATTTATTCGAGGAGCAGCGAGGAGCATAGTCAGCATCTGAGGACCGTACTGCAGACTCTACAGGACAGatggttgtatgctaagttcagtaagtgcgagttctgaCTTGACAGAGTTACATTCTTGGGCCACAATGTATCTCGGGATGATATAGAGGTCAACCCCAGTATAGTagaggcagtcagagattggccagtgcctaagagtgtgacagagatccatagcttcttgggattggctggttattacaggaagtttattcagggcttctcttctattgtGGTTCCTATGATCGCCTTGACGAATAAGAATGCCACGTTTATCTTGAGATCCGAGTGTCAGGAGAGCTTTGACAGACTAAAGTAAGCACTGACCACAACaccagttctagctatgccatcggggcaaagTGAGTACGTGGTTTACACAGATGCTTCGAGGCTCGGTTTGGGCGCAATGTTGATGCAACATGAcagagttatagcttatgcttcctgacagctgaaggtccatgagaagaattatccgactcatgatctcgagctagcagcagtagtatttgccttgaagatctggagacattatctgtatggggagaagtgcaggattttcactaaccacaaaagcctgaagtacttcttcacacagaaaaaGTTGAACATGAGGTAGAGGAGATGGAtagagctagtgaaggattatgattataacattagctaccatcagggtaaggctaatgtggcTGCAGAAGCTCTGAGCAAGAAGCACGCAGTGATTGCTCATTTGTCGGTGTAGAGACCGGTGCATGCGGAGATTCAGAGGTTCGATCTTGCAGTTTATGCCAGGGGCGATCCCCCAAATCTTGCTACTCTGACAGtgcagtcgactttgagagacagaatcCGGGTATGACAGATTTCTgacgagcagttgcagaaatggagacagaGGGACGAGGCTAAGGTCCGGAGACTGTATACAGTTGTGGATGACATAGTCAGATATATGGACCGACTCTTGGTTACTGACAGTGATTCTCTGAGAGCAGATATCTTCAGCGAGGTCCAcagcaccccgtactccatccatcAAGGGAGTACAAAAATGTATAAGGATCTTTAGTCTCTAaattggtggccgggcatgaagcgGGATATTCTGCGATTCGTCT comes from the Primulina huaijiensis isolate GDHJ02 chromosome 8, ASM1229523v2, whole genome shotgun sequence genome and includes:
- the LOC140983416 gene encoding glucose-6-phosphate 1-dehydrogenase, chloroplastic-like, whose product is MAALPSSNRCFSSSSAYSNFSSIGGSLQRLRNIPYSSVSPKKLGSKSVSLPGNCDNFPNVILMQDGALAAAMSAIENEAPIRKLKEGLFSVTPPEEQKKPIDLNVDGNKSTVSITVVGASGDLAKKKIFPALFALYYEDCLPEHFTVFGYARSKMTDAELRNMVSKTLTCRIDKRENCGEKIEQFLKRCFYHSGQYDSQENFVELDKKLSEHEAGRSSNRLFYLSIPPNIFVDAARCASISASGASGWTRIIVEKPFGRDSESSAALTKSLKQYLNEDQIFRIDHYLGKELVENLSVLRFSNLIFEPLWSRQYIRNVQLIFSEDFGTEGRGGYFDHYGIIRDIMQNHLLQIVALFAMETPVSLDAEDIRNEKVKVLRSMRTLRVDDVVIGQYKSHTKGSVSYPGYTDDKTVPKDSLTPTFAAAALFIDNARWDGVPFLMKAGKALHNRRAEIRVQFRHVPGNLYNRNFGTDLDMATNEFVIRVQPDEAIYLKINNKVPGLGMRLDRSHLNLLYKSRYMKEIPDAYERLLLDAIEGERRLFIRSDELDAAWSIFTPVLKELEEKKIIPEYYPYGSRGPVGAHYLAARYNVKWGDLGLDD